A genomic stretch from Xenopus laevis strain J_2021 chromosome 6S, Xenopus_laevis_v10.1, whole genome shotgun sequence includes:
- the ptpn23.S gene encoding tyrosine-protein phosphatase non-receptor type 23, whose amino-acid sequence MEAVPRMPMIWLDLKEAGEFAFHPAVKQFVLKNYGENPENYNEELKKLDQLRQSAVNVPRDFEGCSVLRKYFGQLHYLQSRIPMGSEQEASVPVTWTEIFSGKTVTHEDIKYEQACVLYNLGALHSMLGAMDKRVSEEGMKVSCTHFQCAAGAFSYLRDHFAHSYSVDMSHQILNLNINLMLGQAQECLLEKSMLDNRKSFLVARISAQVVDYYKEACRALENSETASLLGKIQKDWKKLVQMKIYYFASIAHLHMGKQAEEQQKYGEQVAYLQSAVDKLSDAIKQSKGQPATVQEALRFTMDVIGGKFNSAKKDNDFIYHESVPSLDTLQAVKGAPLVKALPVNPTDPAVTGPDIFSKLVPMAAHEASSLYSEEKAKLLREVMSKIEVKYEILDQFTDSLQLDPENVDNLDMYTHIPPALMEKCAALSVRPDTVKSLVQSMQVLSGVFTDVEASLKDIKELLDEHEIQEKKLLEEVGKQPAPSVPLCPSIEEVSKEWGKYMEVHKKASFTNTELHKAMNLHISNLRLLSGPLDQLQQVLPAPILTEDDKAVLQNIKKILNKVQEMREQRHSLEQQLRDTIQKDDITTSLVTTDHSEMKKLFAEQLKKYDQLKVYIEQNLSAQENILKALTEANVKYAPVRKIISEAEQKWNHTVQTLIASYEAYEDLMKKSQEGKDFYADLENKVAKLVEKSRAAFDAAQSYRQQVLEREIKKRPPPRPTAPKPAMQKKTSDVDLDNLPLSDLPNLQHSLFYSDLPEELKSLPPEALLAQLDRLSADGLDAFPLDFPTYGGVNAYRTSRTASAPVADPHAVPFNHSPHFNPLPGHGPQYGGVAFPANAFPPVIYNGNPQLSSGSAVPPQFKQSAIPKANTPPQAPVSLSSPQNPHMYPAGAMSRVHVQPNPNTVPIPPGYAPAAMPQPRSSPQHMPMPITAAPVTHQFKSTAGVGFGMGQQVSSSGVLPTAVNYSVAGYAPHGSPQLHSTAPVSGLQPQMTLGIRPATTTVNSIQGPISSYTTPRMPGPNQAPQHNQTINQTLPPVHPQSVYMAPPVHPAMGQPAPYAYPQGGVPQYNQPPQPILLTQPPQMFQAPGQIQHRLDSARPPSVHNQQQYAPPPQPPFAAQMRPPLQHPHPPIYQPQGQPPVVPQVPAQQHFHHQNQFQGILPLQPGAQPHVPPQLGPQHFPVVPQDKLPPQALPPHSAGMNFPGTVPRPAGPTVQPIPPHMGQATPQIHPHPAPITSTMPFVPPARPTVPPPNSLASQMPALNQMPMGGPQTTPAIPHHVQPPSSPAMSHLPGAVIVSGAAAIPSPAPSPQPSLVIQSQPSLPTSGPATTAIPQRPPPSLTPGTKPLNQGSGEVVFQRQSSSTDDLLSSSPESQHGGSNTSVGQPLLQPTKADLKEGQKPKAIQLIENDPYEKPEHVMRLLSELDRFRVVVEALDKPVPGASTQVDSMWKEFQDAQEKEARQQSIAIARCYTMKNRHQDIMPYDKNRIILQSGKDDYINASKIEDLSSYCPTIIATQAPLVGTASDFWLMIHEQKVSLIVMLVSEQEIEKQKVLRYFPLERGQPMVHGNITLTLTSQKVTDIHVERVLSLQYKDQSLKRSIIHLQFTSWPELGLPDSKSNLLRFIQEVHSHYLHQRPLHTPIVVHCSSGVGRTGAFCLMYAAIQEVEAGNGIPDLAELVKKMRQQRKYMLQEKIHLKFCYEAVLKHAEQVLQRHGVCTPSSSKPQHSTPLKLYTVQDPQDIVLGGDMPISSIQATIAKLSIKPYPGGTENPSSYQLPTSIDSWGNEPTTSNVFQPEVPSITPQPDVTLLAVSKEYQPSQALPPTASNGNSVLVTESATEVSKHLPVVAGEVMTKTEPSPAVNSTSASSSSLNLLASLTPEAFNLDSSQKGKQKMSKQNFLQPQNGGGLARGTTAADDPLSMLDPLWTLK is encoded by the exons GGTCAGGCGCAGGAATGTCTCTTGGAAAAGTCAATGCTGGATAACCGGAAGAGTTTTCTGGTAGCACGAATCAGTGCCCAG GTTGTGGATTACTATAAGGAGGCCTGTCGGGCCCTTGAGAACTCCGAGACGGCATCACTACTGGGCAAGATACAGAAAGACTGGAAGAAACTGGTGCAGATGAAGATTTACTACTTTGCATCTATAGCCCAT CTGCACATGGGAAAACAGGCTGAGGAGCAACAAAAGTATGGCGAACAG GTTGCCTATTTACAGAGTGCAGTAGATAAACTGAGTGACGCCATCAAGCAGTCTAAG GGTCAGCCGGCAACAGTACAAGAAGCCCTGAGGTTTACCATGGATGTCATAGGGGGAAA GTTCAATTCTGCTAAAAAGGACAATGATTTTATTTATCATGAATCTGTACCCTCACTGGACACCCTGCAAGCAGTTAAAG GGGCTCCCTTGGTAAAAGCTCTTCCAGTGAACCCCACAGATCCTGCTGTCACAGGACCAGATATTTTCTCCAAGTTGGTACCAATGGCAGCTCATGAGGCTTCCTCCTTGTACAG TGAAGAAAAAGCAAAGCTGCTGAGGGAAGTCATGTCCAAGATAGAAGTCAAGTACGAAATCCTGGA CCAGTTTACAGATTCTCTCCAGCTCGATCCAGAAAATGTGGATAATCTGGATATGTATACTCACATCCCGCCTGCCTTAATGGAGAAATGCGCAGCTCTCAGTGTGAGGCCTGATACAGTAAAGAGCTTAGTCCAGTCCATGCAAG TACTTTCTGGGGTGTTCACCGATGTGGAGGCTTCTCTGAAGGACATTAAAGAGCTTCTGGATGAGCATGAGATCCAGGAGAAGAAGTTGCTTGAAGAGGTGGGGAAGCAGCCAGCTCCTTCTGTTCCTCTGTGCCCTTCTATTGAAGAAGTGAGCAAAGAATGGGGCAAGTACATGGAGGTACACAAGAAGGCCAGCTTTACTAACACTGAGCTGCACAAGGCCATGAACCTGCATATAAGCAACCTGAGACTTCTCAGTGGGCCTCTGGATCAACTACAACAAGTGCTGCCTGCCCCCATCCTGACAGAAG ATGACAAGGCCGTGCTGCAGAACATAAAGAAGATCCTGAATAAGGTGCAGGAGATGAGAGAGCAGCGACATTCATTGGAGCAACAACTTCGAGACACCATCCAAAAGGATGATATTACCACCTCATTGGTTACCACGGACCACTCAGAAATGAAG AAACTCTTTGCTGAGCAGTTAAAGAAGTATGACCAGCTGAAGGTCTACATTGAGCAGAACCTGTCTGCCCAGGAAAACATCCTGAAGGCCCTGACAGAAGCCAACGTCAAGTATGCGCCAGTAAGGAAGATCATCAGTGAGGCAGAGCAGAA GTGGAACCACACCGTGCAAACTCTTATCGCCTCCTATGAAGCCTATGAAGATCTGATGAAAAAGTCCCAAGAGGGAAAGGATTTTTATGCGGACCTAGAAAACAAAGTGGCCAAGCTGGTGGAGAAATCACGAGCGGCCTTTGATGCTGCCCAATCCTACAGACAGCAGGTGCTGGAACG GGAAATAAAGAAGAGACCCCCACCACGACCAACTGCTCCTAAGCCTGCAATGCAGAAGAAAACCTCAGATGTTGACCTTGACAACCTTCCCCTCTCTGACCTTCCCAACCTGCAGCACTCTCTTTTCTATTCTGATCTACCTGAGGAGCTGAAGAGTCTGCCCCCAGAGGCCCTTCTTGCCCAACTTGACAGGTTGTCTGCAGATGGACTTGATGCATTTCCTTTGGACTTTCCTACGTATGGTGGAGTGAATGCCTACAGAACCAGTAGGACTGCCAGTGCTCCTGTGGCTGATCCACATGCAGTGCCTTTCAACCACAGCCCCCACTTTAATCCCTTGCCAGGACACGGTCCACAATATGGAGGTGTTGCGTTCCCAGCTAATGCTTTCCCTCCTGTTATATACAATGGTAACCCTCAGCTGAGCTCTGGATCAGCTGTACCACCCCAGTTCAAACAGTCGGCTATTCCCAAGGCAAATACTCCACCCCAAGCACCAGTGTCCTTGTCATCTCCACAGAATCCTCACATGTACCCGGCAGGAGCTATGAGCAGGGTCCATGTTCAGCCTAACCCAAATACTGTTCCCATACCCCCTGGTTATGCACCTGCTGCCATGCCACAGCCAAGAAGCTCCCCACAGCATATGCCAATGCCCATTACAGCAGCCCCTGTCACCCATCAGTTTAAATCTACCGCTGGTGTGGGATTTGGAATGGGACAGCAAGTTTCGTCCTCAGGAGTTTTGCCGACTGCAGTAAACTATTCAGTGGCAGGTTATGCTCCTCATGGTAGCCCACAGCTCCATAGTACAGCCCCTGTGAGTGGCTTGCAGCCGCAAATGACACTGGGCATCCGTCCAGCAACCACCACTGTGAACAGTATTCAAGGGCCTATTTCAAGCTACACAACTCCTAGGATGCCTGGGCCAAACCAAGCACCTCAGCACAACCAGACTATAAATCAAACTTTGCCACCTGTTCATCCTCAGAGTGTTTATATGGCTCCTCCTGTGCACCCAGCAATGGGTCAGCCTGCTCCATATGCCTATCCTCAAGGGGGTGTTCCACAATACAATCAGCCACCTCAACCCATTTTACTCACCCAGCCTCCACAAATGTTTCAGGCCCCTGGACAGATTCAGCACAGACTAGATTCAGCAAGGCCTCCATCTGTACATAATCAACAGCAGTATGCCCCTCCTCCACAGCCTCCATTTGCTGCTCAAATGAGACCACCTCTTCAGCACCCACATCCTCCTATTTATCAGCCTCAAGGACAGCCTCCTGTTGTGCCTCAGGTACCAGCGCAGCAGCATTTTCATCATCAGAATCAGTTTCAAGGGATCCTTCCTCTTCAACCTGGTGCCCAACCCCATGTCCCACCACAGCTAGGGCCTCAACATTTTCCTGTTGTTCCTCAGGACAAGCTGCCTCCACAGGCCCTTCCTCCACATTCTGCTGGTATGAACTTTCCTGGAACAGTTCCCAGACCTGCAGGCCCAACAGTACAACCCATCCCTCCTCATATGGGTCAGGCAACACCTCAAATTCACCCTCATCCTGCACCAATCACATCAACAATGCCCTTTGTTCCTCCAGCAAGACCCACTGTTCCTCCTCCAAATAGCTTAGCCAGTCAGATGCCTGCTTTAAACCAAATGCCTATGGGCGGACCTCAAACTACTCCTGCCATTCCCCACCACGTACAACCTCCCAGTAGCCCAGCCATGAGCCACTTACCAGGAGCAGTTATTGTTTCAGGAGCTGCAGCTATCCCATCTCCAGCACCTTCTCCTCAGCCATCTTTAGTTATACAGTCTCAACCAAGCCTTCCCACTTCTGGGCCAGCCACTACTGCTATTCCGCAAAGACCACCTCCTTCACTAACACCAGGAACTAAGCCTTTAAACCAAGGGTCTGGTGAAGTTGTTTTCCAGAGGCAAAGCTCCTCAACAGATGACCTTTTGTCTTCGAGTCCTGAGAGCCAACATGGTGGCTCCAATACCTCAGTTGGCCAACCATTGTTGCAGCCCACTAAAGCAGACTTAAAAGAAGGACAGAAACCCAAGGCAATTCAGCTGATTGAAAACGACCCCTACGAGAAGCCAGAACATGTGATGAGGCTGCTGTCTGAGCTTGACCGTTTCAGAGTTGTTGTTGAAGCTTTAGATAAACCTGTGCCCGGTGCATCAACTCAAGTGGACTCCATGTGGAAGGAATTTCAGGACGCTCAAGAGAAGGAGGCTAGACAGCAATCTATTGCAATTGCACGCTGCTACACCATGAAAAACCGACACCAGGACATCATGCCTTATGATAAGAACCGTATTATTCTGCAGTCAGGGAAGGATGATTACATAAATGCCAGTAAAATTGAAGATCTCTCTTCCTACTGCCCAACCATCATTGCCACCCAGGCCCCACTTGTCGGCACTGCTTCAGATTTCTGGCTGATGATCCATGAGCAGAAGGTCTCCTTGATCGTTATGCTGGTGTCTGAGCAGGAGATAGAGAAG CAAAAGGTTTTGCGGTACTTTCCCTTGGAGCGAGGCCAACCAATGGTGCATGGGAATATAACCCTAACACTCACCAGCCAAAAAGTCACAGACATACATGTGGAGAGGGTGCTGTCCCTGCAGTACAAGGACCAGAGTCTCAAGCGCTCCATCATTCACCTGCAGTTCACTTCATGGCCTGAGCT GGGTCTCCCAGACAGTAAAAGCAACTTGCTGAGATTCATACAGGAGGTGCACAGCCACTACCTGCACCAGCGCCCCCTACATACACCCATAGTTGTTCACTGCAG TTCCGGTGTGGGAAGGACGGGAGCCTTTTGCCTCATGTACGCAGCGATACAAGAGGTGGAAGCCGGCAATGGAATCCCAGATCTTGCAGAACTTGTGAAGAAGATGAGGCAGCAAAGGAAATACATGCTGCAGGAGAAG ATACACCTGAAGTTCTGCTATGAAGCTGTGCTAAAACATGCCGAGCAAGTCTTGCAAAGACATGGTGTCTGCACCCCGTCCTCCAGCAAGCCTCAGCACAGCACCCCACTAAAG CTGTACACTGTGCAGGACCCGCAAGACATAGTACTGGGGGGAGACATGCCTATCAGCTCCATTCAGGCTACTATCGCAAAGCTGAGTATTAAACCCTACCCTGGAGGCACGGAGAATCCAAGTTCTTATCAGCTGCCGACTTCTATAGATTCCTGGGGAAACGAGCCGACGACTAGTAACGTATTTCAGCCAGAGGTTCCCTCGATTACCCCTCAGCCTGACGTTACGCTCTTGGCAGTTAGTAAAGAGTATCAGCCATCACAGGCGCTGCCTCCCACTGCTTCGAATGGTAATTCTGTCCTCGTAACGGAAAGTGCAACAGAAGTGTCCAAACATCTCCCCGTAGTCGCCGGCGAGGTAATGACGAAAACAGAGCCGTCCCCCGCTGTTAACTCTACATCAGCTTCATCCTCTTCTCTCAACCTGCTGGCCTCCCTGACGCCTGAAGCCTTCAACCTGGACAGCTCCCAGAAAGGGAAACAAAAGATGAGCAAGCAAAACTTTTTACAGCCACAAAATGGAGGAGGTTTGGCACGAGGAACCACTGCTGCTGACGACCCACTGAGCATGCTCGACCCACTCTGGACACTTAAATAA